The sequence CGGATTCGCCTTCACCCACGCCTTCGCCGCGGGCAGGAGCGCGTCCACCGAGTCCACCACCTCGTGCACGAGGCCAATCTCCTTCGCCTCCTGCGGACGGTAGCGCTGGCCCTGGACCAGCACCTTCATCAGCGCGTCCACGATGCCCAGCATCCGCACCGTGCGCACCACGCCGCCGCCACCGGGCAAGAGGCCCAGCGTTACTTCCGGTAGGCCAATCTGCGCGCCCTTCACGTCCGCGACGATGCGGCGGTGACACGCGAGCGCGATTTCGAGCCCGCCGCCCAACGCCGCGCCGTTGATGGCCGCGACCACGGGCTTGCCCAGCGTCTCCAGCGTGCGCAGCTGCGCCTTGATTTCCTGCCCCAGCTCGAAGACCTGCTTCGCGTCTTCCTTCCGGACGCGGATGAGGTCGTTCAGGTCACCGCCGGCGAAGAAGGTCTTCTTCGCCGAGGTGATGATGACGCCGGTGATGTTGTTCTTCTCCTGGACCAGCCGGTCCACCACCGCACGCATGGACTTCACGTAGGCGGCGTTCATCGTGTTCGCGTTCTGGCTGGGGTCATCCAACGTCAAGATGACGATGCCGTCGGCGTCCTTGTCCCAGCGGATGGTGTTCTGCTCGCTCATGGGTTCGCTCGAAAGGGTGTCGAAAGAGGAAGGAATCAGACGCGCTCGACGAGGGTGGCCACGCCCATGCCGCCGCCGACGCAGAGGGTGACGACGGCGCGCTTGGCCTTGCGGCGCTCCAGTTCGTCCACCACGGTGCCCAGAATCATCGCGCCGGTGGCGCCCAGCGGATGGCCCATGGCGATGGCGCCGCCATTCACGTTGAGCTTCTCGTCCGGGATGCGCAGGTCCTTCTGGTACTTGAGGACCACGGAGGCGAAGGCCTCGTTGAGCTCGAAGAGGTCGATGTCCTCCGGCTTCAGGCCGGCGATGTCGAGCAGCTTCTTGGTGGCCGGCAGCGGGCCGGTGAGCATGATGGTCGGCTCGGCGCCGGACGTGGCCGTGGCGGCGATGCGCGCGCGCGGCGTCAGGCCGAGCTGCTTGCCCACCTTCTCCGAGCCCACCAGCACCAGCGCCGCACCGTCGACGATTCCGGACGAGTTGCCCGGCGTGTGCACGTGGTTGATGCGCTCCACGAAGTGGTACTTCTGCAGCGCCACCGCGTCGAAGCCGCCCATCTCGCCCATGCCCTCGAAGGACGCGCCGAGCTTTCCGAGCGAGGCCACCGTGGTGTCCGGACGCATGTGCTCGTCGCGGTCCAGCACGGTGAGGCCGTTCTGGTCCACCACCGGCACGACGGACTTCGAGAAGTAGTTGCCGGCCCACGCCTTGGCGGCCAATTCCTGCGAGCGCGCCGCGTAGCGGTCCACGTCCTCGCGGGTGAAGCCCTCAATCGTCGCAATGAGGTCCGCGGAGATGCCCTGCGGGACGAAGTAGGTGTCGTAGTTGGTGGCGGGGTCCATGGCCCACGCGCCGCCGTCCGAGCCCATGGGCACGCGCGACATGCTCTCCACGCCGCCCGCGATGACCAGGTGCTCCCAGCCCGAGCGCACCTGCTGCGCGGCCATGTTCACCGCCGTCAGGCCCGAGGCACAGAAGCGGTTGAGCTGCACACCGCCCACCGTGTCCGGAAGGCCCGCCGCGAGCACCAGCGTGCGGGCGATATCCGCGCCCTGGTCACCCACCGGCGAGACGATGCCGAGCACCACGTCGTCGATGCGCTGGGGGTCCAGGCCCGGGTGGCGCTTCTTCAGCGCATCCACCAGACCAACGAGCAGGGACAGGGGCTTGGTGCCATGCAGCGCGCCCTTCTTGCCCTTGCCGCGAGGGGTGCGTACGGCGTCGAAGATGAAAGCTTCCTGGCTCACATGAGCCTCCTTGGGAAACGGTTGAAGGGACCTACAGGGAGCGGGCGACGAGCTCTTTCATGACCTCGTTCGCACCGGCGAGGATTCGCAGCACGCGGGTGTCCGCGAACAGATGAGCAATGGGGTATTCCTTCATGTACCCATACCCGCCAAACAACTGAAGGCAACGGTCCGCGACGATGCAGGCCTGGTCCGTAATCCAATACTTGGCCATGGCCGCCGTGGCCACGTCCAGCCTGCCCGCCAGGTGGGCTTCGATGCAGTCGTCCATGAAGGCGCGGCAGACGCGCCTGAGGGTCGCACACTCCGCCAGCTCGAAGCGCGTGTTCTGCATGGCGAACAGCGGCTTGCCGAAGACCTGTCGCTGCTTGGTGTAGTCGAGGGTGACCTCCACGGCGCGCTCCAGGCTCGCCATGGCGATGACGGCCGTGCTCAGCCGCTCCTGGGGGAGCTGCTGCATGAGCTGGATGAAACCCTGGCCCTCCTCGCCGCCGAGCAGATTCACTGCGGGGACCTTCAGGTCATCGAAGAAGAGCTCGGTGGTGTCCTGCCCCTTCCCTCCGAGCTTCTCGAGGATGCGCCCCCGCTCGAAGCCGGGCGTCGTGTCGGAGACCTCGGCACACACCAGCGAGATTCCGGCGTGACCCTTGTCTCCCGTCCGCACGGCGATGATGAGGAAGTCGCACACGTAGCCGTTGGAGATGAACGTCTTCGCCCCGCTCACGCGGTAGAAGTCCCCTTCACGCACGGCACGGGTGGAGATGGCCTGGAGGTCCGAGCCCGTCCCCGGCTCCGTCATCGCGATGGCGCCCACCCACTCGCCGCTCGCGAGCTTGGGCAGCCACTTCTGCTTCTGGGCCTCGGACGCGTACGAGAGGACGTAGTGCGCGACGATGGTGTTGTGGACCGCGAAGCCCATGGACGGGTCCCCGGCGCGCACCTGCTCCTCGATGAGCACCGTCTCGTGGGCGAACGTGCCGCCCGCGCCGCCATAGGCCTCGGGGATGGACATGCAGAGCAGCCCCAGCTCGCCTGCCCGCCTGTAGAGGGCCTTGTCCGGATACCCCTGGGCCACGTGCTTGGGCACGTTGGGGAGGACTTCCTTCGTGAAGTAGCTGGCCGCGAGGCTGCGCACCTGCTCGAGCTCGTCCGAGCTCCACCGAGAACGTGTCGTCATGTCTGTCTCCCGAGCGCGTGCTGCTAGAGCCCGAACGTCTTGCCGATGATGTCGCGCTGGATTTCGCTGGTGCCGCCGTAGACGGTGGAGATGACGGTGGCGCGCAGATGCGACTCCATGTCGTATTCCGTGGCGTAGCCGTAGCCGCCCATCATCTGCATGCCCTCGAGCGCCACACGCTTCGCCGTCTCACTCGTCTTCAGCTTCGCCATGGAGGCCTCGCGGGGAAGCATCCGCTCGGGGGCTTCGTCCGCCATCGCGGCCACGCGGTAGACGAGCAGCTCGCAGCAGTCGAGCTCCATGGCGAGGTCCGCGATGCGGTGCTTGATTGCCTGGAACGAGCCCACCGGCTTGCCGAACTGCTTGCGCTCCTTCACGTACGCGACGGCGTCATCGAACGCGCGCCGGCCGCGCCCGAGCATGGTGGCCGCGAGGATGAGCCGCTCGCTGTTGAGGCCCGCCATCAACTGGGGCCACGCCTGGTCCACCGCGCCGACGATGGAGCTCTCGGGCACGAAGCAGTCGGTGAAGAAGACGTCGTTGACGTCCTTGCCGGCCATGGTCGGGATGCCGCGAATCTCCACGCCCGGCGTGTTCGAGGGGACGCAGAACATCGTGAGCCCTTCATGTCTCGAGCCCGATGTGTTCGTGCGGGCCACGAGCAGCAGGTGGTCCGCGAGGTGCGCGTTGGAGCACCAGGTCTTCTGGCCGTTGATGACGAAGCCGCCCTGCGTCCGCACCGCGCGGCAGGTGATGGCGGCGGCGTCCGAGCCGGCTCCGGGCTCGGAGATGGAGATGGCCTCCACGCGGCCCCGGGTGATGCCGCCGAGGACCTTCTCGCGCTGGGCCTCGGTGCCGAACTTCAGGTACGGGCCGGCGGCAACCGCCGTGGTGACATAGCCACCCACGGGAGCGAGCCCGTATGCGATGCGCTCGGCGAAGAGGCAGATATCCATCATGCCGCCGCCCGAGCCGCCGTACTTCAGCGGTAGTCCCACTCCGAGCCAGCCCAACTCCGCCATCTGCACGTAGAGGGCGGGGTTGTGGGCCTCGGTGCCGTTATGCGTGAGGGCATCGCGCTGCGCGCGCGTGCCCGTCTTGTCGCGGCAGAACGCGTCGATGGCGGCGGCGAACGAGGCTTGCTCCGGGGTTCTCGCATGCATGGGGGTCTTTCAGGCGTGTGCGTGAGATGCGGCGATAACGGCGGCGAACGAGGCTTGCTCCGTGGGGCTCGCGGGAATGCGAGAGAGGGCCCGTTCAGGCGTTCGCGTAGAGCGAGGCAATGCGCTCGGAGTACCGCTCGAGGATGACGCGGCGCTTGAGCTTGAGGGTCAACGTGATTTCGTCCGTCGCGGGAGACCACGCCTCGGAGACCACGTGGAAGCGCTTCACCTGCTCCGCGCGGGAGAGCCGCGCGTTGGTCGCGGCGACGAGTGACTCCAGCTCCGCGCGAACCACCGGCGCCTCGATGAGCTCGGCGAGCGTATTCGCGACGACGCCACGGGCCTTCGCCCAGAGCGGCGCGGCCTCCGGGTCCAGGGAGATGAGCGCCGTCACATAGGGACGCATGTCGCCAATCGCCATCGCCTGGCCGACGAGCGGATGCGCTCGCAGCATTCCCTCGATTTTGGAGGGCGCGATGTTCTTCCCATGCGACGTGATGAGCAGCTCCTTCTTGCGGTCGGTGATGGAGAGAAACCCGTCCGCATCCACCGTGCCGATGTCTCCAGTCGCGAGCCAGCCGTCCGCATCCGTCGCGCTGACGATGTCGCCCTCCGCGGAGAGGTAGCCGAGGAACACGATGGGGCCCCGGACGAAGATTTCTCCGTCCTCCGCCAGCCGGATTTCCACTCCGGGAATGGTCCTTCCCACGGCGCCGACGCGGAAGTCGCCAGGCATGTTGATGGTGGCGCAGCCCGTCGTCTCGCTCATGCCCCAGACCTCGAGTATCTCGAGACCGAAGCCACCGAGATATTCGAGGATGTCGACAGGGATGGGAGCGGAGCCACTGCTCGCCCACTGGAGCGCATCCAGGCCCATGGATTGGCGCAGCGGCTTGAGGACGCGAGCCTCCGCCACCTCGACCTTCTGCTGAAGCTCCTCGGGTACCTGCTTCCCGGAGCCTCTCAGCCGGAAGGCCTCCATCGCCACCGCGTGTGCAGCGAGGATGGGCTCGCGCTTCTGGGGTTCGAGCGCATCCATCTTCACCCGCAGGCCCGCGGCGAGCTTCTCCCAGAGGCGCGGCACGCCGAAGAACGCGGGAGCACGAGACCGCGCCAGCAGCGGCACCACGCCTACCGGGTCCGTGCAGATGTGGACGTGCAGCGCCTTGTAGAGCGCGCGGTAGAGGCCCAATTCGCGCTCGCCGATGTGCGCCAGCGGCAGGTAGGCGACGGAGGCCACTCGCATCGGAACAGGAGCGGCGAGGTCCACCGCGATGGCCTCGTAGAAGACGTTGCGGTGGCTCAGCACCACGCCCTTCGGGTCACCGGTGGTGCCCGAGGTGTAGATCATCGAGATGGCGTCATCGGGCCGGATGCCCTTCCAGCCATCCTCGAAGAGGCTGGGGTTTTTCTGGTGCAGCACACGCCCATCCGCCTCCACCTCCGCGAAGGAGACGAAGCGCGAATCCCCGGCGGGAATCGCCGAGGCGTCGAGCACGATGACGCGCTTGAGCGCCTTGAGCGTGCCGAGCACCGGCAGCCACCGCGAGACTTCGTCCGCCCCCTCCAGCACCACCACCGTGGCACCGCTGTGCCGAGCGACGTAGCCCACCTGCTCGGTGCTCAGCGTCTGGTACGCGGTACATGAGATGGCCGCGAGGTGCGCCGCCGCGTAGTCGATGAGCCAGTGCTCCGGCCGCAGCGACATCATGATCATCATCCGCTCGCCGCGCTTCAGCCCGAGCGTGCCAAGCCCACGTGCAAGCGAGGCCGTCCGCTCGCGAAGCTCCGCCCAGGTGAGCGTCTTGTCTCCGGCGGTGAGTGCGGGAGCGTCCGCGTATTCAGCGGCATTGCGCTGGAGGAGCAGCGGAAGCGTGAGCTTGTCCGCCTGTGAGTGGCACTGCGCTTCCATGGCTGCGAGCGACGGACGCATGGGCACCTCCTGCGCTTCAGGGTTTGAACTCGGAGCTGTGTTCCTCTTCAGGGGTCGACGTACAGGTCAAGAATGACGTCGGCGCCGCCGCCGTAGCGGGTGAAGTCGGTGACGCCCTCGGCGCGCAGCACGTCCTCGTCGATGAAGGTGTGCCCGGTGCAGTCGCGAGGCCGGCGCTGGAGGATGGCCACGGCCGCGTCCGCCATGATGTCCGGCGTGCGGGCCCGCTGCATCGACTCATCACCCCCGAGCAGGTTCTTCACGGCGGCGGTGGCGATGAGCGTCTTGGGCCAGAGCGCGTTCGCCGCGATGCCGGCCTCGGCGAACTCCGCCGCCCAGCCGAGCGTGAGCAGCGTCATCCCGTACTTCGCCATCGTGTACGCCGGATGCTTGCCCATCCAGTGCGGCGTGAGGTTGACCGGCGGCGAGAGCGAGAGGATGTGCGGATGGGACGAGCGCCGCAGGTGCGGCAGCGCCGTGCGCGTCAGCAGGAACGTTCCCCTCAGCTGAATCTGCTGCATCAAATCGAACCGCTTGACGGGCAATTCGTCCGTCTTGAGCGGAGCCAGGGCGCTCGCGTTGTTCACGCAGAAGTCGATGCCGCCGAAGCGCGCCACCGTCTCGTCCACGGCGCGCTGCACGTCCGCCTCGTCGCGCACGTCGCCCACCACCGCGAGCGCCTTGCCGCCCGCGGCTTCGATTTCCGCGGCGGCCGTGTGCACCGTCCCAGGCAGCCGCGGGTCCGGCGTGTCCGTCTTCGCCAGGAGGGCGACGTTGGCGCCGAGCCGTCCGGCCGCGACGCCAATCGCCAGCCCGATTCCCCGGCTCCCTCCGGACATCAACAGCGTGCGGCCCGCGAGCGGCCTGGAGCTCGTCATTCGTCCTTCCCCTTCTTGTGTGCCGGCTTCGGCGCGTCGCGCTCGGGGCCCGCCTGCTGGGCGAGCTGTGGGAACACATCGCGCACGATGGTGATGAGCGCCTCGCTCAGGAGCAGGTGCGCCTCCTCGCGGGAGAGCGTGCCGCCGCGAATCCACTCACGGATGGTGGCCTTCACCAGGCCGGCGTAGGAGCGCATCATCGCGCGCTGCCGCGCGTCGCTTCCCACCTCGACCTTGAGACCGAGGAACTCGAGCGTCTTCAAGGAGGCCACGTTGTCCGCCTCGAAGATGATGCGTTCGACTTCCGGGTCCGAGCCGACGCTCGCCGAGCCCGTCACCGCCACGTACGTCTTGCCGTGGGTTGCCACCGTGTCGAGGTACCACTCGACGCTGCGCTCCACCCGCTGTCTCAAGGTCCCGGTCATGGGTACGCTCTCCTCCAGGCCGGGCATGAGCAGCATCCTCTTCACGACCTTCAAGTAGAGGTCGCGCTTCTGCCCGAAGTAGTGGTTGATGAGCCCCCGGGCGACGCCCGCCTCCTTCGCGATGTCCGTGGTGGACACGTCCGCGTAGGGGCGCTCGCCGAACAGCCGCACGGCGCACTCGAGAATCTGCTCCCTGCGCGTGTCCGGCTCGAGCCTCTTCCGGTGTTTCGTCGCGGCCTGGCTCATGACTTCCGCTCCAGCCAGGGCAGGAACGACGGCAGGTCCTCGCCCACGGTGCGGGGGAACTTCGCGGGCCGCTTCTGCAGGAAGGACATCACGCCCTCCACCGCATCCGCGTTCTGTCCCAGGCTCGCGATGAGCTGACTGTCGAGCGCGAACGCGGGCTCCGGCGAGGGCAGCGCGCTCATCCGGTACAGCTCCTGCCGGATGACGGCCACGGACACCGGCGCGGTCGTCTCCACCAATTCACGGGCGAGCGCATAGGCGGCATCGAGCAGCGCCTCCGGCTCATGGAGCGACTTCACGAGTCCCGCGCCGAGCGCCTCCTCCGCGGGAATGAGCCGGCCGCTCACCATCCAGTCGAGCGCGCGTCCCATCCCGACGATGCGCGGCAGGAACCAGCTCGAGCCCGCCTCCGGATAGATGCCACGCCGGCTGAAGACGAAGCCGAAGCGGCTGTCCTTCGCCGCGAGCCGGAAGTCCGCAGGGAGAATCATCGTCGAGCCCACGCCCACCGCGGCGCCACGGATGGCGGCGATGACCGGCTTGCGCAGCGCGAACATCTGGCGAGTCACCCGAGTGGCCGGCTCCACCCAGCCGCGCTCCAGCGTCTCCGCGTTCATCACCTCGAGCGACTTGCCGCTCAGGTCCGCGCCCACGCAGAAGTCCTTGCCGGCGCCGGTGAGCACGACGACGCGGACGTCCTCATTCGCATCAGCGGCCGCAAGCGCGTCGCTGAGCTCGTCCGCCATGGTCACCGTGAATCCGTTCCGAGCTTCCGGACGGTGCAGCTCCAGCGTGGCAACCCGGTCCGAGATGGAAGACCGGATGTGTTGGTAGCTCATGCGGTGGCGGCCTCCCTGCCCCTGTCTCCGTGCTGCTCTGTGGAGGGGATGATGTGGAGTTATTGGCACAGTGTCAATAACCGGCTTCGCTCGACGGGTTGTCTGGTTTGCGACGTGGCGCGTCATCGAAAGCGTTGTTGGCAATCGCAGACACGCACTACGCAGGGGGTCATGAATCGGTACCTCGGTGCACATGGACCTGCCGTCTCCTCGCTGGGCCTCGGCCTCGCCGCGTTGGGCCGGCCGGGCTACATCACGTTGGGGCATGGCTCGGACTTTGGGCGAGACCGTTCCGTCGGCGCAATGGAGCGCCAGGCACATGAGGTCCTCGACGCGGCGTATTCCGGAGGCCTCCGCTACTTCGACGCGGCCCGCTCGTACGGCCGAGCGGAGGCCTTCCTCGCCTCGTGGCTCGCCGCGCGGGGCCTGCGTCCCGGGGACGTCACCGTGGGCTCCAAGTGGGGCTACACGTACACGGCCGACTGGCAGGTGCAGGCCGAGCACCACGAGGTGAAGGACCACACGCTGCCCACGTTCCAGCGCCAGCTCGCGGAGAGCCGCGCGCTGCTCGGGCCGTACTTGTCGCTGTACCAGATTCACTCCGCCACTTTTGAAAGCGGCGTGCTCGAGGACACCGCTGTCCTCTCCGCACTGGCGCGACTGCGTGAAGACGGCGTCGTGGTGGGGCTGTCCCTCAGTGGTGCCTCGCAGGCGGATGTGCTGCGGCGCGCGCTGGAGGTGCGCGTGGATGGGGCGCCGCTGTTCGGCTGCGTGCAAGCCACGTGGAACCTGCTGGAGCGCTCCGCCGGGCCGGCACTTTCGGAAGCCCATGCGGCTGGCTGGGGCGTCATCATCAAGGAGGCCGTGGCCAATGGCCGGCTCACCTCGCGTGACTCCAGCCCGGAGTTGAGTCCGCTGCGCGAGCTGGCCCGGGAGCGCGGCGTGACGCCGGATGCGATTGCGCTCGCCGCGGTGCTCGCGCAACCGTGGGTGTCCGTGGTGCTCAGCGGTGCATCCACCGTGGAGCAGCTCCACGACAACCTCGCCTCGCGCGCTGTCAGTTGGAGCGCGGAGCTCGATGCGCGTCTGGGTGAAATGCAAGAAGCGCCTCGCACCTACTGGGCGAAGCGCTCCTCTCTTCCATGGAACTGACTTCATGAAGGCAGCGCCTCGCATCTACTGGGCGAAGCGCTCCTCGCTTCCGTGGAACTGACGACTCAGCTCACGGCGTCTGGTTGACGGTCGCGAAGTCCACGTCGAAGTCCGCGCCGGTAGCGTTCGTCGAGTAGAGAATC comes from Pyxidicoccus parkwaysis and encodes:
- a CDS encoding acetyl-CoA C-acetyltransferase produces the protein MSQEAFIFDAVRTPRGKGKKGALHGTKPLSLLVGLVDALKKRHPGLDPQRIDDVVLGIVSPVGDQGADIARTLVLAAGLPDTVGGVQLNRFCASGLTAVNMAAQQVRSGWEHLVIAGGVESMSRVPMGSDGGAWAMDPATNYDTYFVPQGISADLIATIEGFTREDVDRYAARSQELAAKAWAGNYFSKSVVPVVDQNGLTVLDRDEHMRPDTTVASLGKLGASFEGMGEMGGFDAVALQKYHFVERINHVHTPGNSSGIVDGAALVLVGSEKVGKQLGLTPRARIAATATSGAEPTIMLTGPLPATKKLLDIAGLKPEDIDLFELNEAFASVVLKYQKDLRIPDEKLNVNGGAIAMGHPLGATGAMILGTVVDELERRKAKRAVVTLCVGGGMGVATLVERV
- a CDS encoding acyl-CoA dehydrogenase family protein, which codes for MTTRSRWSSDELEQVRSLAASYFTKEVLPNVPKHVAQGYPDKALYRRAGELGLLCMSIPEAYGGAGGTFAHETVLIEEQVRAGDPSMGFAVHNTIVAHYVLSYASEAQKQKWLPKLASGEWVGAIAMTEPGTGSDLQAISTRAVREGDFYRVSGAKTFISNGYVCDFLIIAVRTGDKGHAGISLVCAEVSDTTPGFERGRILEKLGGKGQDTTELFFDDLKVPAVNLLGGEEGQGFIQLMQQLPQERLSTAVIAMASLERAVEVTLDYTKQRQVFGKPLFAMQNTRFELAECATLRRVCRAFMDDCIEAHLAGRLDVATAAMAKYWITDQACIVADRCLQLFGGYGYMKEYPIAHLFADTRVLRILAGANEVMKELVARSL
- a CDS encoding acyl-CoA dehydrogenase family protein: MHARTPEQASFAAAIDAFCRDKTGTRAQRDALTHNGTEAHNPALYVQMAELGWLGVGLPLKYGGSGGGMMDICLFAERIAYGLAPVGGYVTTAVAAGPYLKFGTEAQREKVLGGITRGRVEAISISEPGAGSDAAAITCRAVRTQGGFVINGQKTWCSNAHLADHLLLVARTNTSGSRHEGLTMFCVPSNTPGVEIRGIPTMAGKDVNDVFFTDCFVPESSIVGAVDQAWPQLMAGLNSERLILAATMLGRGRRAFDDAVAYVKERKQFGKPVGSFQAIKHRIADLAMELDCCELLVYRVAAMADEAPERMLPREASMAKLKTSETAKRVALEGMQMMGGYGYATEYDMESHLRATVISTVYGGTSEIQRDIIGKTFGL
- a CDS encoding AMP-dependent synthetase/ligase, whose product is MRPSLAAMEAQCHSQADKLTLPLLLQRNAAEYADAPALTAGDKTLTWAELRERTASLARGLGTLGLKRGERMMIMMSLRPEHWLIDYAAAHLAAISCTAYQTLSTEQVGYVARHSGATVVVLEGADEVSRWLPVLGTLKALKRVIVLDASAIPAGDSRFVSFAEVEADGRVLHQKNPSLFEDGWKGIRPDDAISMIYTSGTTGDPKGVVLSHRNVFYEAIAVDLAAPVPMRVASVAYLPLAHIGERELGLYRALYKALHVHICTDPVGVVPLLARSRAPAFFGVPRLWEKLAAGLRVKMDALEPQKREPILAAHAVAMEAFRLRGSGKQVPEELQQKVEVAEARVLKPLRQSMGLDALQWASSGSAPIPVDILEYLGGFGLEILEVWGMSETTGCATINMPGDFRVGAVGRTIPGVEIRLAEDGEIFVRGPIVFLGYLSAEGDIVSATDADGWLATGDIGTVDADGFLSITDRKKELLITSHGKNIAPSKIEGMLRAHPLVGQAMAIGDMRPYVTALISLDPEAAPLWAKARGVVANTLAELIEAPVVRAELESLVAATNARLSRAEQVKRFHVVSEAWSPATDEITLTLKLKRRVILERYSERIASLYANA
- a CDS encoding SDR family oxidoreductase, with translation MTSSRPLAGRTLLMSGGSRGIGLAIGVAAGRLGANVALLAKTDTPDPRLPGTVHTAAAEIEAAGGKALAVVGDVRDEADVQRAVDETVARFGGIDFCVNNASALAPLKTDELPVKRFDLMQQIQLRGTFLLTRTALPHLRRSSHPHILSLSPPVNLTPHWMGKHPAYTMAKYGMTLLTLGWAAEFAEAGIAANALWPKTLIATAAVKNLLGGDESMQRARTPDIMADAAVAILQRRPRDCTGHTFIDEDVLRAEGVTDFTRYGGGADVILDLYVDP
- a CDS encoding TetR/AcrR family transcriptional regulator; translation: MSQAATKHRKRLEPDTRREQILECAVRLFGERPYADVSTTDIAKEAGVARGLINHYFGQKRDLYLKVVKRMLLMPGLEESVPMTGTLRQRVERSVEWYLDTVATHGKTYVAVTGSASVGSDPEVERIIFEADNVASLKTLEFLGLKVEVGSDARQRAMMRSYAGLVKATIREWIRGGTLSREEAHLLLSEALITIVRDVFPQLAQQAGPERDAPKPAHKKGKDE
- a CDS encoding enoyl-CoA hydratase-related protein, producing MSYQHIRSSISDRVATLELHRPEARNGFTVTMADELSDALAAADANEDVRVVVLTGAGKDFCVGADLSGKSLEVMNAETLERGWVEPATRVTRQMFALRKPVIAAIRGAAVGVGSTMILPADFRLAAKDSRFGFVFSRRGIYPEAGSSWFLPRIVGMGRALDWMVSGRLIPAEEALGAGLVKSLHEPEALLDAAYALARELVETTAPVSVAVIRQELYRMSALPSPEPAFALDSQLIASLGQNADAVEGVMSFLQKRPAKFPRTVGEDLPSFLPWLERKS
- a CDS encoding aldo/keto reductase, which translates into the protein MNRYLGAHGPAVSSLGLGLAALGRPGYITLGHGSDFGRDRSVGAMERQAHEVLDAAYSGGLRYFDAARSYGRAEAFLASWLAARGLRPGDVTVGSKWGYTYTADWQVQAEHHEVKDHTLPTFQRQLAESRALLGPYLSLYQIHSATFESGVLEDTAVLSALARLREDGVVVGLSLSGASQADVLRRALEVRVDGAPLFGCVQATWNLLERSAGPALSEAHAAGWGVIIKEAVANGRLTSRDSSPELSPLRELARERGVTPDAIALAAVLAQPWVSVVLSGASTVEQLHDNLASRAVSWSAELDARLGEMQEAPRTYWAKRSSLPWN